The nucleotide window GTAACAATATAAAACCGTGCCTAAATCGTGAGATATTGGTATCTCCATAAGTGCGTTCGCGGTAGCGAATGGGTAGGTCAATAATTTTTAAATTGAGTTTGTGTGCGCCGAACAGCAAATCAAAATCGCCAAAAGGGTCAAAATCGCCAAAAAACTTGCGGTTTTTTTTCAATTTTTCATAGTCGTCTTGCAATAATACTTTTGTGCCGCACAAGCTATCTTTGATGGGCTGCTCTAATAACCAGGTAAAGGCGAGGCTGAAAAATTTATTGCCCAAAGTATTGAGAAAGCGCATGGCGTTCTTTTCCATCGGATACACTAAGCGCGAGCCATTGATAAATTCGCCTTTACCCGAAGCGATGGCATCGTAGAATTTGGGCAAATCTTCGGGCGGCACGGTGAGGTCGGCATCTAAAATCATCAATACATCGCCGGTGGCAATATCATAGCCTTTGCGCACCGCATCGCCTTTGCCTTTGCCGTCTTGTCGTCCTATTTTTTATATTGCGCTCGTGCTTGTATTTTTCCTGAATTTCCTGAATTTTTTGCCACGTGTCGTCCGTAGAATTGCCTTCTATAAAAATAATTTCTGTGCCTTTGCCCATTTCGGGGGTGCGCAGCACGGCGGCTTCTATATTTCCGCTTTCGTTGCGTGCGGGTATTACTACACTTACGCTGTATTTTTTAGACACATCTTCGGTGCGCGGCAGCGGGCGGGCAAAGTTGATTTGTGTGAGGCAAAGATTATCTATCAGAGGCAATTTGGGCAAAAATTTATTTACCATCCACGATACTACCGGAATATTCACCGGCAGTAGCATACGCATATTTTCGCGGTAGGTTTCAAAACCTGCCAAATAAAGGAGGTTTTTGATGTCGTTTTGAGAGAGCCAGTTTTGCTGCGGAGTTTTGCGTTTCAAGCCGATGGTTTCGGCAAATTTCAGGGCGGGCTCCCACAAATAATTGTAATAAGTGGTGATGATGCGCGTGCGCTCGTGACACAGTTTTTTGAGCGGAATCAACACATCTAAAATGTTTTCAAAAAAACCTGCCACATTGCCCAGCACTATCACATCAAAAGTTCGGTCGAGGGTAATATTTTCCGCTTCCATTTCATAAAAATGAAGTTGCGGGTAATTTTTTTTAGCTAATTCTATCATTGCCGGACTAAAATCAATACCGGCTTTGTAGCTGCCATTAAGTGCCGCCAAAGTATCGCCCGTGCCACAGCCGATTTGTAATACGCTGTCGTTTGCGTGAATAAAATAATTGCAATAACGAATGGTATCGTTCCAGTAATAAGAAAAACGTTTGCGATATTTAGAAAAAGTAGGAGCTTGCTGTTCAAAAAATCATACCACTCTTTTTTTCTGGCTTCAGCAGTGTTGGTAATCATATTAAGTTGTTTTTTTTAAAATCGCATTGTAAAAGTGCGAGCAAAATAAAATTGGACGTAAAATTTAGAATGTTGTGCTATTACCAATAGGTGTTTATACTTTTTCAACCTGTATCAACTGAAACATAGCTATCAACGGAAATAAGGGGGTAAATAGAGTTTCTGTCATTTTAACAGCTCCGTAGCTCCACGCCGCACAAAGGATTTATAGCTCATGCCGCCACTGAGCAAATAGCGTGCAGGAGTATGATATTGAAATTTAGTACATTTTAAGTGTGGATAGCGGCTGTGAAAAGGTCAATATCGCGCTTAAAAATAATCCAGGGCAAAGCACCATTGGCTCCGCTCAAAGGACCTGTGGAGGGAATTTCCCACGAAGCGGCTTCGGGCTGAAAGGGTTCGTGGTGAAAATTTTGGTAAAAAAACCTCCCCCACGCAGTGTTGGCGGGTTCGCTCATAATAATTTTACCGCCTTTTTCAGTGTGCGCTGGGCTTCGGAAAAAAACAAATCGCAGCGCGGAATATGGTGCAGCACATCTATCATAAAAATTGCACTCAAACTCTCCTCTTCAAAAGGCATATCTAGCAACTCTTTCAAAAAACCTCCTCCCGAACCTAACTCTACTATTTTTCCTTCGGGTAAATTGGGAGTTTCTTTTAGTAAAAAATTGTACCAATCAATATAAATTTTTCTTAAAAAAACCTTGTTTTTTATGATTTCGCCATGATGAACTGTTGTTTGAGGGTCATCTAAATGATGCTCTGCTGTTTTTTCCCGCTTCACGAATGTTGATAAAAAACCCATAATAGTATCAGAATACTTATTTGTAAAAATAATATGCCCGCCAAAAATAGATGATAATCTGAAAAAAGGGCGACAAAGTTACTGATTTTTAATAAAAGAAACAGTAACCAAAACCGACAAAATTATGGATAAATTTCGTTTTTTTTAGATAAATATACTATTATACTCTATCAGAACCTAAAAATTAGCTTTATATATATACAAGCCGTATAGTTTTTAATAATTTTGCACACCTGTTTTATAAAAAAAATTATCGTGCAAATCAACGCATCTTTTCTACAACACCAAGAGGCTATTACTGCCGGTGAACTGTCTTGCCGAAGTTTAGTCGCCTATTATTTAGAGCGCATTGAACGCAACCGACACTTGAACGCCTTTGTGGAGGTATATGAGCAGGAAGCACTCGCACAGGCGGGGGTATTAGACCGCAAAAGAAATGAAGGAGGCAAAATAGGGCGTTTGCACGGTTTGGTGTTGGGGGTTAAAGATGTAATTTGTCATAAAGGGCATCAGGTGACGGCTCCTCTAAAATGCTGGGCGGTTTTGAGTCGCTCATTACCGCCACTGCGCTCCAACGACTCTTAGATGAAGATGCCATTGTTATCGGGCGGCTCAACTGCGATGAGTTTGCGATGGGTTCGAGCAATGAATACTCGGTGTATGGGGCGGTGCGCAATGCCGCCGACCCTACGCGGGTGGCAGGTGGCAGCAGTGGCGGCTCGGCGGTGGCAGTACAAGCCGATTTGTGCGGCGCGGCTTTGGGCAGCGATACCGGCGGCTCGGTGCGACAGCCGGCGGCATTTTGCGGTGTGGTAGGCTGCAAACCCACTTACGGGCGCATCTCTCGCCACGGCTTAATTGCTTACGCCTCTTCTTTTGACCAAATCGGCAGCCTCACGCGTACCGTAGAAGAAGCCGCTTTGCTGTTGGAAATTATGGCTGGTCAAGATAATTATGATGCTACTGCTGCTACACAAGCGGTGCCTTCTTATTCGCAACAACTGAACTCAGGCGAAAAACGCCGCCTTGCCTACTACCGCGAAGCCTTATACAACGAAGGTTTGGACAGTGACCTGCAAGCGCAAATGTTGGCACTCATAGCACAACTGCGGAAAGAAGGACACACCGTAGAT belongs to Sphingobacteriales bacterium and includes:
- a CDS encoding class I SAM-dependent methyltransferase yields the protein MKREKTAEHHLDDPQTTVHHGEIIKNKVFLRKIYIDWYNFLLKETPNLPEGKIVELGSGGGFLKELLDMPFEEESLSAIFMIDVLHHIPRCDLFFSEAQRTLKKAVKLL